One genomic region from Streptomyces sp. Li-HN-5-11 encodes:
- the glyA gene encoding serine hydroxymethyltransferase, whose protein sequence is MPEKSLLHAPLHELDPDVAAAVDAELHRQQSTLEMIASENFAPVAVMEAQGSVLTNKYAEGYPGRRYYGGCEHVDVVEQIAIDRVKALFGAEHANVQPHSGAQANAAAMFALLKPGDTIMGLNLAHGGHLTHGMKINFSGKLYDVVAYHVGDDGLVDMAEVERLAKESRPKLIVAGWSAYPRQLDFAAFRRIADEVGAYLMVDMAHFAGLVAAGLHQNPVPHAHVVTTTTHKTLGGPRGGVILSTAELAKKINSAVFPGQQGGPLEHVIAAKAVAFKVAASEEFKERQRRTLEGARILAERLVRDDVRAAGVGVLSGGTDVHLVLVDLRDSELDGRQAEDRLHEVGITVNRNAIPDDPRPPMVTSGLRIGTPALATRGFTAEDFAEVADVIAEVLKAPSPFGEADAEALRARVNALAAKHPLYPGLNK, encoded by the coding sequence ATGCCTGAGAAGTCGCTCCTGCACGCACCCCTGCACGAGCTCGACCCGGACGTGGCCGCGGCGGTCGACGCCGAGCTGCATCGCCAGCAGTCCACCCTGGAGATGATCGCCTCGGAGAACTTCGCCCCGGTCGCGGTCATGGAGGCACAGGGCTCGGTCCTCACCAACAAGTACGCCGAGGGCTACCCGGGCCGCCGCTACTACGGCGGCTGCGAGCACGTCGACGTGGTCGAGCAGATCGCCATCGACCGGGTCAAGGCGCTGTTCGGCGCCGAGCACGCCAACGTGCAGCCGCACTCCGGCGCCCAGGCCAACGCGGCGGCGATGTTCGCGCTGCTGAAGCCCGGGGACACGATCATGGGCCTGAACCTCGCGCACGGCGGGCACCTGACCCACGGTATGAAGATCAACTTCTCCGGGAAGCTCTACGACGTCGTCGCCTACCACGTGGGCGACGACGGCCTGGTCGACATGGCCGAGGTGGAGAGGCTGGCGAAGGAGTCCCGGCCGAAGCTGATCGTGGCCGGCTGGTCGGCGTACCCGCGGCAGCTGGACTTCGCCGCGTTCCGGCGGATCGCCGACGAGGTCGGCGCGTACCTGATGGTCGACATGGCGCACTTCGCCGGTCTGGTGGCGGCCGGACTGCACCAGAACCCGGTGCCGCACGCCCACGTCGTCACCACGACCACCCACAAGACCCTGGGCGGCCCGCGTGGCGGTGTGATCCTCTCGACGGCCGAGCTGGCCAAGAAGATCAACTCCGCGGTCTTCCCCGGTCAGCAGGGCGGCCCGCTGGAGCACGTGATCGCCGCCAAGGCGGTGGCCTTCAAGGTGGCCGCCTCGGAGGAGTTCAAGGAGCGCCAGCGCCGTACCCTGGAGGGCGCCCGGATCCTGGCCGAGCGCCTGGTGCGGGACGACGTCAGGGCGGCCGGCGTGGGCGTGCTGTCCGGCGGCACGGACGTCCACCTGGTCCTGGTCGACCTGCGGGACTCCGAGCTGGACGGCAGGCAGGCCGAGGACCGCCTCCACGAGGTCGGGATCACGGTCAACCGCAACGCGATCCCGGACGACCCGCGCCCGCCGATGGTCACCTCGGGCCTCAGGATCGGTACGCCGGCCCTGGCGACCCGCGGCTTCACGGCCGAGGACTTCGCCGAGGTCGCGGACGTGATCGCCGAGGTCCTGAAGGCCCCGTCCCCCTTCGGGGAGGCCGACGCGGAGGCGCTCAGGGCGCGGGTGAACGCGCTGGCCGCCAAGCACCCGCTGTACCCGGGTCTGAACAAGTAA
- a CDS encoding ATP-grasp domain-containing protein codes for MILCIYSVGSAPPATIALAAERFGGCTFVVHPEDAPAVAMLPVLRELADVVVAESRDDVVAALEGTRPTAVVAFAEVNVALTADLAAYYGLPGISRKAARWLTDKTAQRERLNDSGVGRIRSIAMTPDRLPEDIPLPAVVKPRAGAGSEDTVIVSTMAEFRTRVAELNPRREYVVEQYIQGAEAPLGDWLADYVSVESAVDADGRIAHLGITGRLPLAEPARETGLLFPVRPPQEMADALYTVAEAAVAALDFAAGLAHTEIKLTAEGPVVIEVNGRLGGGLHRLMPKAGGLEPVGLALSLAAGEALPQSVPEPEQYTLHHYVQPPPDAVAVRELPQPRALRALPGVFAADRIAAPGSPVNWRSGSAGRIYDVWLRASSLEELRQHKTALDEALTASIVWEYA; via the coding sequence ATGATCCTCTGCATCTACAGCGTCGGCTCCGCGCCGCCGGCCACCATCGCCCTGGCCGCCGAGCGGTTCGGCGGGTGCACGTTCGTCGTGCACCCCGAGGACGCACCGGCCGTCGCCATGCTGCCCGTCCTGCGCGAGCTGGCCGACGTCGTCGTCGCCGAGAGCCGGGACGACGTCGTCGCGGCCCTGGAGGGAACCCGGCCGACGGCGGTGGTGGCCTTCGCCGAGGTGAACGTGGCGCTGACCGCCGACCTGGCCGCGTACTACGGCCTCCCCGGAATCAGCCGGAAGGCCGCCCGATGGCTGACGGACAAGACCGCGCAGCGCGAGCGGCTCAACGACAGCGGGGTCGGCCGGATCCGCTCGATCGCCATGACCCCCGACCGGCTGCCGGAGGACATCCCGCTGCCCGCCGTGGTGAAGCCACGGGCCGGCGCGGGCAGCGAGGACACCGTCATCGTCTCGACCATGGCCGAGTTCCGCACCCGGGTGGCCGAGTTGAACCCGCGGCGGGAGTACGTCGTCGAGCAGTACATCCAGGGCGCCGAGGCTCCCCTGGGCGACTGGCTGGCCGACTACGTCTCGGTGGAGAGCGCCGTCGACGCGGACGGCCGGATCGCCCATCTCGGCATCACCGGGCGGCTGCCGCTCGCCGAACCGGCCCGCGAGACCGGGCTGCTCTTCCCGGTGCGGCCGCCGCAGGAGATGGCCGACGCCCTGTACACGGTGGCCGAGGCGGCCGTCGCGGCACTGGACTTCGCCGCCGGCCTGGCCCACACCGAGATCAAACTGACCGCGGAAGGCCCCGTCGTCATCGAGGTCAACGGCCGTCTGGGCGGCGGCCTCCACCGCCTCATGCCGAAGGCCGGCGGCCTGGAGCCGGTCGGGCTGGCCCTGTCCCTCGCCGCTGGTGAGGCACTGCCGCAGTCCGTACCCGAGCCGGAGCAGTACACCCTGCACCACTACGTGCAGCCACCGCCCGACGCCGTCGCGGTACGCGAACTGCCGCAGCCGCGCGCGCTGCGGGCCCTGCCCGGCGTCTTCGCGGCGGACCGCATCGCCGCGCCGGGCTCACCGGTCAACTGGCGGTCGGGATCGGCCGGCCGGATCTACGACGTGTGGCTGCGCGCCTCCTCGCTGGAGGAACTGCGACAGCACAAGACCGCATTGGACGAGGCCCTCACGGCGTCGATCGTCTGGGAGTACGCATGA
- the gcvH gene encoding glycine cleavage system protein GcvH — protein MNNPQQLRYSKEHEWLSPAEDGVATVGITEFAANALGDVVYAQLPEAGTTVAAGETCGELESTKSVSDLYSPVSGEVTEINEDVVNDPSLVNSEPFEGGWLFKVRVSEEPEGLLSADEYAAETSG, from the coding sequence ATGAACAACCCCCAGCAGCTGCGCTACAGCAAAGAGCACGAGTGGCTGTCGCCCGCCGAGGACGGCGTCGCGACGGTCGGCATCACGGAGTTCGCGGCCAACGCGCTCGGCGACGTCGTCTACGCCCAGCTCCCGGAGGCCGGCACCACGGTGGCCGCGGGTGAGACCTGCGGCGAGCTGGAGTCGACCAAGTCGGTGTCCGACCTGTACTCCCCGGTCAGCGGTGAGGTCACCGAGATCAACGAGGACGTGGTGAACGACCCGTCGCTGGTGAACTCCGAGCCCTTCGAGGGCGGCTGGCTGTTCAAGGTGCGCGTCTCGGAGGAGCCGGAAGGCCTGCTCTCCGCCGACGAGTACGCCGCCGAGACCTCGGGCTGA
- a CDS encoding AAA family ATPase gives MTVNRTAVYATTQALALPEQAFTLPGLPAAPARGRSGEHPAPVVRDLRERMGRSPHALLFGPRDLVVVTGLPGSGKSTLMRRAVRGTRIDSQDTRDRWDARLAPYLPYALYRPLVRLAHYAGLRRALRSGEGVVVHDCGTQAWVRGWLAREAHRRGGTLHLVLLDVTPETAREGQRERGRGVSRYAFLRHRRSAARLLKAVERGDVPKGCGSALLMDRDAVDALRRIDFAG, from the coding sequence ATGACGGTGAACAGGACCGCGGTGTACGCCACGACCCAGGCCCTCGCGCTGCCCGAGCAGGCCTTCACCCTGCCCGGACTGCCCGCGGCCCCGGCCCGCGGACGGAGCGGCGAGCACCCCGCGCCCGTGGTCCGTGACCTGCGCGAACGCATGGGTCGCAGCCCACACGCGCTGCTTTTCGGCCCCCGCGACCTGGTCGTGGTCACCGGGCTGCCCGGCAGCGGCAAGTCGACGCTGATGCGGCGCGCGGTGCGCGGCACGCGCATCGACTCCCAGGACACCCGCGACCGTTGGGACGCGCGCCTCGCGCCGTACCTGCCGTACGCCCTTTACCGTCCCTTGGTCCGCCTCGCCCACTACGCCGGCCTGCGCCGCGCCCTGCGCTCCGGCGAGGGCGTCGTGGTCCACGACTGCGGCACGCAGGCCTGGGTGCGCGGCTGGCTGGCCCGCGAGGCGCACCGCAGGGGCGGCACCCTGCACCTTGTGCTGCTGGACGTGACGCCCGAGACCGCACGCGAGGGTCAGCGAGAGCGCGGCCGCGGCGTCTCGCGCTACGCCTTCCTGCGCCACCGCAGGAGCGCCGCCCGCCTGTTGAAGGCCGTGGAGCGGGGCGATGTGCCGAAGGGCTGCGGCTCGGCGCTGCTGATGGACCGCGACGCGGTGGACGCACTGCGGCGGATCGACTTCGCGGGATGA
- a CDS encoding L-serine ammonia-lyase yields the protein MAISVFDLFSIGIGPSSSHTVGPMRAARMFARRLRNEDLLGSVASLRAELYGSLGATGHGHGTPKAVLLGLEGNSPRTVDVETADERVERIRETGRLRLLGEQEIPFSFDDDLVLHRRKALPYHANGMTLWAYDASGNELLTKTYYSVGGGFVVDEEAVGADRIKLDDTVLKYPFRTGDELLRLAKETGLSISSLMLENERAWRTEEEIRAGLLEIWRVMRECVRRGMTREGILPGGLKVRRRAAVTARQLRAEGDATARAMEWITLYAMAVNEENAAGGRVVTAPTNGAAGIIPAVLHYYIDFIPGADEDGVVRFLLAAGAIGMLFKENASISGAEVGCQGEVGSACSMAAGALAEVLGGTPEQVENAAEIGMEHNLGLTCDPVGGLVQIPCIERNGMAAVKAVTAARMAMRGDGSHKVSLDKVIKTMKDTGADMSVKYKETARGGLAVNIIEC from the coding sequence GTGGCCATCTCGGTCTTCGACCTGTTCTCGATCGGCATAGGCCCGTCCAGCTCCCACACGGTCGGCCCGATGCGCGCGGCCCGCATGTTCGCCCGCCGCCTGCGCAACGAGGACCTGCTCGGCTCGGTCGCCTCGCTGCGCGCGGAGCTGTACGGCTCCCTCGGCGCGACCGGCCACGGCCACGGCACCCCGAAGGCGGTGCTGCTGGGCCTTGAGGGGAACTCCCCGCGCACGGTGGACGTCGAGACGGCGGACGAGCGGGTGGAGCGGATCAGGGAGACCGGCCGTCTGCGGCTCCTCGGCGAGCAGGAGATCCCGTTCTCCTTCGACGACGACCTGGTCCTGCACCGCCGCAAGGCGCTCCCCTACCACGCCAACGGCATGACCCTGTGGGCGTACGACGCCTCGGGAAACGAGCTGCTGACGAAGACGTACTACTCGGTCGGCGGCGGATTCGTCGTGGACGAGGAGGCGGTCGGCGCGGACCGCATCAAGCTGGACGACACGGTCCTCAAGTACCCCTTCCGCACGGGTGACGAGTTGTTGCGCCTGGCGAAGGAGACCGGCCTGTCGATCTCCTCCCTCATGCTCGAGAACGAGCGGGCCTGGCGCACCGAGGAGGAGATCCGCGCGGGCCTGCTGGAGATCTGGCGGGTGATGCGGGAGTGCGTGCGGCGCGGCATGACCCGTGAGGGCATCCTGCCGGGCGGTCTGAAGGTGCGCCGCCGCGCGGCCGTCACCGCGCGCCAGCTGCGCGCCGAGGGCGACGCGACGGCCCGTGCGATGGAGTGGATCACCCTCTACGCGATGGCCGTGAACGAGGAGAACGCGGCCGGCGGCCGGGTCGTCACCGCCCCGACGAACGGGGCGGCCGGGATCATCCCGGCGGTGCTGCACTACTACATCGACTTCATCCCCGGCGCGGACGAGGACGGCGTGGTCCGCTTCCTGCTCGCCGCCGGCGCGATCGGCATGCTCTTCAAGGAGAACGCCTCCATCTCCGGCGCCGAGGTCGGCTGCCAGGGCGAGGTCGGCTCGGCCTGCTCGATGGCGGCCGGCGCGCTCGCCGAGGTGCTGGGCGGCACGCCCGAGCAGGTGGAGAACGCCGCCGAGATCGGCATGGAGCACAACCTCGGCCTCACCTGCGACCCGGTCGGCGGCCTGGTCCAGATCCCCTGCATCGAGCGCAACGGCATGGCCGCGGTCAAGGCCGTCACCGCCGCCCGCATGGCGATGCGCGGCGACGGCTCCCACAAGGTCTCCCTCGACAAGGTCATCAAGACCATGAAGGACACCGGTGCGGACATGTCGGTGAAGTACAAGGAGACGGCCCGGGGCGGGCTGGCGGTGAACATCATCGAGTGCTAG
- a CDS encoding amino acid adenylation domain-containing protein, which produces MNKSGMLHDLVDACALREPAAPAVVHDGHTTTYAELVTQSHLLTEDLREQGVGAEHVVALDLPVGPRMIAAMLAAGRLEAAFLPLDRRDPRARTEALLADAAPAAVVTADGYAAPGRPPRRIEDRLSPVDSPAAYLSYTSGSTGEPKGVVTEQGAIVNYVRAAIAEYGLTASDRQLQLSSIAFDIAMDEVFSTLGSGAALVLRDQDFLFEDAETFLGLTARHALSVLNLPSGLWNQLGHMLRQQPALRLPESLRLMVVGGEAASPEANAAWHAAATNPRFRIVNAYGPTEAAVSVTFGELTATGAVTIGRPIPHVRVEPVDEHLRPVPVGEVGELLITGLAPARGYLDRPEQTAARFGLINGTRYYRTGDLGRVGDDGLLEFHGRIDSQVKVRGGFRVEPGEVAGTLLSHSEVAAAEVVPVSAASGRVLAAIVVPAHTDAPPSALELRDHLAGRLPDYMVPASFTMVERIPLTPRGKVDTAALTALIDTRTPQPADPAGEVQEQTGDAAEPDAAAVERAARESWQLALGYEPEDPDADFFEDGGDSLAAVALLRLLRERLGYALPLRSLYRAPRFEDMVRELVELAGAQNEGAGR; this is translated from the coding sequence ATGAACAAGAGCGGAATGCTGCACGACCTGGTGGACGCGTGCGCCCTGCGCGAGCCCGCCGCGCCGGCAGTGGTCCACGACGGACACACCACGACCTACGCCGAGCTGGTCACGCAGAGCCACCTGCTCACCGAGGACCTGCGTGAACAGGGTGTCGGCGCCGAGCACGTCGTCGCCCTCGACCTGCCGGTCGGGCCGCGGATGATCGCCGCCATGCTGGCCGCGGGACGCCTGGAGGCCGCGTTCCTGCCGCTCGACCGGCGCGACCCCCGGGCACGCACCGAGGCCCTGCTCGCCGACGCCGCGCCCGCCGCCGTCGTCACCGCCGACGGCTACGCCGCACCCGGCCGCCCGCCGCGCCGGATCGAGGACCGGCTGTCGCCGGTGGACTCGCCCGCCGCCTACCTGAGCTACACCTCGGGGTCCACGGGGGAACCCAAGGGCGTGGTGACCGAGCAGGGCGCCATCGTCAACTACGTCAGGGCGGCGATCGCCGAGTACGGCCTCACCGCGTCGGACCGGCAGCTCCAGCTCTCCTCCATAGCCTTCGACATCGCCATGGACGAGGTCTTCTCCACCCTCGGGTCCGGGGCCGCGCTGGTCCTGCGCGACCAGGACTTCCTCTTCGAGGACGCCGAGACGTTTCTGGGGCTCACCGCACGGCACGCGCTGAGCGTGCTCAACCTCCCCAGCGGCCTGTGGAACCAGCTCGGGCACATGCTGCGGCAGCAGCCGGCTCTGCGGCTCCCCGAGTCGCTGCGGCTCATGGTGGTCGGCGGCGAGGCAGCCAGCCCGGAGGCCAACGCGGCCTGGCACGCCGCCGCGACCAACCCTCGGTTCCGGATCGTCAACGCCTACGGGCCCACCGAGGCCGCCGTCTCGGTCACCTTCGGCGAACTGACCGCGACGGGAGCGGTGACCATCGGCCGCCCGATCCCGCACGTCCGCGTGGAGCCCGTCGACGAACACCTGCGTCCCGTACCCGTCGGAGAGGTCGGCGAACTCCTCATCACCGGCCTCGCCCCGGCCCGCGGCTATCTGGACCGCCCCGAGCAGACGGCGGCCAGGTTCGGCCTGATCAACGGCACCCGGTACTACCGTACGGGGGACCTCGGCCGCGTCGGCGACGACGGACTACTGGAGTTCCACGGTCGCATCGACTCCCAGGTCAAGGTCCGCGGCGGGTTCCGCGTCGAGCCCGGAGAGGTGGCCGGCACGCTGCTGTCCCACAGCGAGGTCGCCGCCGCCGAGGTCGTTCCCGTCAGCGCCGCCTCCGGCCGGGTGCTGGCCGCGATCGTGGTGCCTGCACACACGGACGCCCCGCCGTCCGCCCTCGAACTGCGCGACCACCTCGCCGGACGGCTGCCCGACTACATGGTCCCGGCCTCCTTCACCATGGTGGAGCGGATTCCGCTCACCCCCCGGGGCAAGGTCGACACCGCGGCCCTGACCGCGCTGATCGACACCCGTACGCCGCAGCCCGCGGACCCGGCCGGCGAGGTTCAGGAGCAGACCGGTGACGCCGCGGAGCCGGATGCGGCCGCGGTCGAACGCGCCGCGCGGGAGAGCTGGCAACTGGCGCTCGGCTACGAACCCGAGGACCCGGACGCGGACTTCTTCGAGGACGGCGGCGACTCCCTCGCAGCCGTCGCCCTGCTCCGGCTGCTGCGGGAACGGCTCGGTTACGCCCTGCCGCTGCGCTCCCTCTACCGCGCACCACGTTTCGAGGACATGGTCCGTGAACTCGTCGAGCTCGCCGGAGCACAGAATGAAGGAGCCGGCCGATGA
- a CDS encoding inositol monophosphatase family protein: MNLSGDDTGVAIAAVEAGADVVRRLFGQRLERVDKGGGDFATEADLAAERAILDVIRAARPQDAVLGEEGGLQGAADAPRQWLVDPLCGTLNYAAGSTAVAVSAALRHGAAAVADPFGGEVFCTDGETAFARRSGAERKLVPTPATGLVEVNLDVPYSTAPGFRAVDVLAHPDFGRYFRPRVMSTSLTLSWVAAGRRAGYVAGGRGMSLSVHFAAGVALCRAAGCVVTGIDGSPAGPDSDGLVVAADELTHSRLMSLVRR, encoded by the coding sequence ATGAACCTGAGCGGTGACGACACCGGGGTGGCGATCGCCGCCGTTGAGGCCGGTGCCGACGTGGTCCGCCGGTTGTTCGGGCAGCGGTTGGAGCGCGTCGACAAGGGCGGCGGCGACTTCGCCACGGAGGCGGATCTCGCCGCCGAGAGGGCGATACTCGACGTCATCCGTGCGGCACGTCCGCAGGACGCGGTGCTCGGAGAGGAGGGCGGGTTGCAGGGGGCCGCGGACGCACCCCGCCAGTGGCTGGTGGACCCGCTGTGCGGGACGCTGAACTACGCGGCCGGCAGTACGGCGGTCGCTGTCAGTGCGGCCCTGCGCCATGGAGCGGCCGCGGTGGCCGATCCATTCGGTGGCGAGGTCTTCTGCACCGACGGGGAGACCGCGTTCGCCCGCCGGTCCGGGGCCGAGCGGAAACTGGTCCCGACGCCGGCCACCGGGCTGGTCGAGGTCAACCTGGACGTTCCGTACTCCACGGCGCCCGGCTTCCGCGCGGTGGACGTGCTGGCCCATCCGGACTTCGGCCGGTACTTCCGACCGCGGGTGATGTCCACCTCCCTCACGCTGTCCTGGGTCGCCGCTGGGCGCCGAGCCGGCTATGTGGCCGGCGGCCGCGGTATGTCCCTCAGCGTCCACTTCGCCGCAGGCGTGGCCCTGTGCCGCGCCGCCGGCTGCGTGGTGACCGGGATCGACGGAAGCCCTGCGGGACCCGACAGCGACGGACTCGTCGTGGCCGCGGACGAGCTCACCCACAGCAGGCTCATGTCCCTCGTCCGCCGCTGA
- the gcvT gene encoding glycine cleavage system aminomethyltransferase GcvT → MSSAAPPPLRHTALDALHRSLGATMTDFAGWDMPLRYGSERDEHLAVRTRAGLFDLSHMGEITVTGPQAPALLNHALVGDLASVGVGRARYTMICRADGGILDDLIVYRLAETEYLVVANASNAQAVLDALRERSAGFDAEVRDDRDAYALIAVQGPESPGILKSLSPKLSASLEQGGAPIADLDGLKYYAGLPGTVAGVPALIARTGYTGEDGFELFVRPEHAVELWQALTKAGEGAGLVPCGLSCRDTLRLEAGMPLYGHELTTSLTPFDAGLGRVVKFGKEGDFVGREALREAAARAEQNPPRVLVGLVAQGRRVPRAGYAVVAGGEVIGEVTSGAPSPTLGRPIAMAYVDAAHAAPGTPGVGVDIRGSHEPYEVVALPFYKRQK, encoded by the coding sequence ATGAGCAGCGCCGCTCCCCCTCCCCTCCGTCACACCGCGCTCGACGCGCTGCATCGCTCACTCGGTGCGACGATGACCGACTTCGCCGGCTGGGACATGCCGCTGCGCTACGGCTCGGAGCGCGACGAGCACCTCGCCGTGCGCACGAGGGCGGGCCTCTTCGACCTCTCCCACATGGGCGAGATCACGGTCACCGGCCCGCAGGCGCCCGCCCTCCTCAACCACGCCCTGGTCGGCGACCTGGCCTCCGTCGGCGTGGGCCGCGCCCGGTACACCATGATCTGCCGGGCCGACGGTGGCATCCTGGACGACCTGATCGTCTACCGGCTCGCCGAGACCGAGTACTTGGTGGTCGCCAACGCCTCCAACGCCCAGGCCGTGCTCGACGCGCTGCGGGAGCGTTCCGCCGGGTTCGACGCCGAGGTACGCGACGACCGGGACGCGTACGCCCTCATCGCCGTACAGGGCCCCGAGTCCCCCGGCATCCTGAAGTCGCTCTCCCCCAAGCTCTCGGCTTCGCTCGAGCAGGGAGGTGCCCCCATCGCCGACCTGGACGGGCTGAAGTACTACGCCGGCCTGCCCGGGACCGTCGCGGGCGTCCCGGCCCTGATCGCGCGCACCGGCTACACCGGCGAGGACGGCTTCGAGCTGTTCGTCCGGCCGGAGCACGCGGTGGAGCTGTGGCAGGCGCTGACCAAGGCGGGCGAGGGCGCGGGCCTCGTCCCCTGCGGGCTGTCCTGCCGGGACACGCTGCGCCTGGAGGCCGGCATGCCGCTGTACGGGCACGAGCTGACGACCTCGCTCACCCCTTTCGACGCGGGGCTCGGCCGGGTGGTGAAGTTCGGCAAGGAGGGCGACTTCGTCGGGCGCGAGGCGCTGCGCGAGGCCGCCGCGCGTGCGGAGCAGAACCCCCCGCGCGTGCTGGTCGGCCTGGTCGCCCAGGGCCGCCGGGTCCCCCGGGCGGGATACGCGGTCGTCGCCGGCGGCGAGGTGATCGGCGAGGTCACCTCCGGCGCCCCCTCCCCCACTCTGGGCAGGCCCATCGCCATGGCGTACGTCGACGCCGCGCACGCCGCGCCGGGCACGCCGGGTGTCGGCGTGGACATCCGGGGCAGCCACGAACCGTACGAGGTCGTGGCGCTGCCCTTCTACAAGCGGCAGAAGTGA
- a CDS encoding MFS transporter, translated as MTTTDTATQDPAAGKGTPEPAEPQERESMLGWLTDVAASGPRGLLARQALTSSIGIFLALSVTALYLVGPGGLGSGAAAASLTAASVASLLVTVPVGRLVKRLGPRRFALLSTYSRAALFAMVPFMRAHWALELTVVAIGVAETAAFGVYQIIIVQSLGEAARAKAVAARRSTLNLGFSIAAGLTAVTVGVGGRGAYMVAFLVSAVMLALSALFIHALPRHDASAPSGAEEAEEAPEAEASTSSRHVLRDWRYLLLILVAGFFATSMSLLTVGVPLWVVTKTDAPRAVTGILMAINTILVMLLQVRVAGDAEDLRGARKSAVLAGLGFAAASVVYAVSGLGSALVATGVLVLATVLASLAEMYDSAAWWTISYELAPESHRPEYLAAFDAVTPISSIVGPPLMIGIVALGWSGWLGYGVLFVVAVGAALLLLRGKREESV; from the coding sequence ATGACCACCACCGACACCGCGACCCAGGATCCCGCGGCCGGCAAGGGAACCCCGGAGCCCGCCGAACCGCAGGAACGCGAGTCCATGCTCGGCTGGCTGACCGACGTGGCGGCCTCCGGCCCGCGTGGCCTGCTCGCCCGCCAGGCGCTGACCAGCTCGATCGGCATCTTCCTCGCCCTGTCCGTCACCGCGCTGTACCTGGTCGGCCCAGGGGGGCTCGGTAGCGGCGCGGCGGCGGCGAGCCTCACGGCGGCATCGGTGGCCAGCCTCCTGGTGACCGTCCCCGTGGGCCGTCTGGTCAAGCGCCTCGGCCCGCGCAGGTTCGCGCTGCTGTCCACATACTCCCGGGCCGCCCTGTTCGCCATGGTGCCGTTCATGCGGGCGCACTGGGCGCTGGAGCTCACAGTGGTGGCGATCGGCGTCGCCGAGACGGCGGCGTTCGGCGTCTACCAGATCATCATCGTGCAGTCGCTCGGCGAGGCGGCCCGCGCCAAGGCGGTCGCCGCCCGGCGTTCCACCCTCAACCTCGGCTTCAGTATCGCGGCGGGACTGACCGCGGTGACGGTCGGGGTGGGCGGCCGCGGCGCGTACATGGTCGCGTTCCTCGTCAGCGCCGTCATGCTCGCCCTCAGCGCCCTGTTCATCCACGCGCTGCCCAGGCACGACGCGTCCGCCCCGTCCGGGGCGGAGGAGGCTGAGGAGGCCCCCGAGGCGGAGGCGAGCACATCGTCGCGGCACGTGCTGCGCGACTGGCGCTACCTGCTCCTCATCCTGGTCGCGGGCTTCTTCGCGACCAGCATGAGCCTGCTGACCGTCGGAGTCCCGCTGTGGGTCGTCACCAAGACGGACGCCCCTCGGGCCGTCACCGGCATCCTCATGGCCATCAACACCATCCTGGTGATGTTGCTCCAGGTGCGGGTGGCCGGCGATGCCGAGGACCTCCGCGGCGCCCGGAAGTCGGCCGTGCTCGCCGGGCTCGGCTTCGCCGCGGCGTCGGTGGTGTACGCCGTCTCGGGGCTGGGCAGCGCCCTGGTGGCCACGGGCGTCCTGGTGCTGGCCACCGTGCTGGCCTCGCTGGCCGAGATGTACGACAGCGCGGCCTGGTGGACGATCTCCTACGAACTCGCCCCTGAATCCCACCGGCCCGAGTACCTGGCGGCCTTCGACGCCGTCACCCCGATCTCCAGCATCGTCGGCCCGCCGCTGATGATCGGCATCGTCGCGCTCGGCTGGAGCGGCTGGCTCGGCTACGGCGTGCTGTTCGTGGTGGCGGTGGGGGCCGCCCTGCTGCTCCTGCGCGGCAAGCGGGAGGAGTCGGTCTGA